One Vitis riparia cultivar Riparia Gloire de Montpellier isolate 1030 chromosome 4, EGFV_Vit.rip_1.0, whole genome shotgun sequence genomic window carries:
- the LOC117912645 gene encoding uncharacterized protein LOC117912645, with product MRKKESELEELRRQLKELLDAGFIQPSKAPYGASVLFQKKHDGSLQMCIDYRALNKVTVKNKYPIPLIVDLFDQLGRVKYFTKLDLRCQQSFQDLKKVVTEELVLALPDHTKGFEVHTDVLDFDVGGVLMQDRYLIAFEGCKLNDMERYYTVQENEMTAIVHCLRTWRHYLLRFHFIVKIDNVATSYFQTQKKLSPKQAQVVRPPNRV from the exons ATGAGGAAAAAGGAGAGCGAGCTGGAGGAGCTAAGGAGACAACTTAAGGAGTTGCTGGACGCAGGgttcatccaaccatccaagGCTCCCTATGGCGCGTCGGTCTTGTTTCAAAAGAAGCATGATGGGTCCCTACAGATGTGCATCGACTATCGGGCACTCAACAAGGTGACAGTAAAGAACAAGTACCCTATTCCGCTCATTGTTGACTTGTTCGATCAACTTGGTAGGGTGAAATACTTCACGAAGCTAGACTTGAG GTGCCAACAAAGCTTTCAAGATCTAAAGAAGGTTGTGACTGAGGAGTTGGTGTTGGCACTACCCGACCACACCAAGGGTTTTGAGGTACACACAGACGTCTTAGACTTTGATGTAGGGGGAGTCCTTATGCAAGATAGGTATCTGATCGCCTTCGAGGGTTGCAAGCTAAATGACATGGAGAGGTACTACACGGTGCAGGAAAATGAGATGACCGCCATCGTCCATTGCTTGCGCACCTGGAGACACTATCTTCTAAGGTTTCATTTTATAGTGAAGATCGACAATGTTGCCACTAGCTACTTCCAAACCCAGAAGAAGCTAAGTCCTAAGCAAGCCCAGGTGGTAAGACCTCCTAACCGAGTTTGA
- the LOC117912646 gene encoding receptor-like protein kinase HSL1: MPKVTFLFAKILFPALFLLLVLSLPFQIISQNLHDERSILLDVKQQLGNPPSLQSWNSSSSPCDWPEITCIDNIVTEISLSYKTITKKIPARICDLKNLIVLDVSNNYIPGKFPDILNCSMLEHLLLKQNFFVGPIPADIDRLSRLRYLDLTANNFSGDIPAAIGRLRELFYLFLVQNEFNGTWPTEIGNLENLEQLAMAYNDKFRPSALPKEFGALKKLKYLWMTEANLIGEIPESFNNLSSLELLDLSVNKLEGTIPGGMLTLKNLNYLHLFINRLSGHIPSSIEALNLKEIDLSDNHLTGSIPAGFGKLQNLTGLNLFWNQLSGEIPANISLIPTLETFKVFSNQLSGVLPPAFGLHSELELFEVSENKLSGELPQHLCARGALLGVVASNNNLSGEVPTSLGNCTSLLTIQLSNNRFSGGIPSGIWTSPDMVSVMLDGNSFSGTLPSKLARNLSRVEIANNKFYGPIPAEISSWMNISVLNASNNMLSGKIPVELTSLWNITVLLLDGNQFSGELPSQIISWKSLNKLNLSRNKLFGLIPKALGSLTSLSYLDLSENQFSGQIPPELGHLNLIILHLSSNQLSGMVPIEFQHEAYEDSFLNNPKLCVNVPTLNLPRCDAKPVNSDKLSTKYLVMILIFALSGFLAVVFVTLSMVHVYHRKNHSQEHIAWKFTPYHKLDLDEYNILSSLTENNLIGCGGSGKVYRIANNRSGKLLAVKMFCNNRRLDQKLQKQFETEVEILSTIRHANIVKLLCCISNETSSLLVYEYMEKQSLDRWLHGKKQRTSSMTSSVHNFVLDWPTRLQIAIGAAKGLCHMHEYCSVPIIHRDVKSSNILLDAEFNAKIADFGLAKTLVKQGEPNTMLGIAGSHGYIAPEYAYTTKLNEKIDVYSFGVVLLELVTGREPNSEHMCLVEWAWDQFREGKTIEEVVDEEIKEQCDRAQVTTLFNLGLMCTTTLPSTRPTMKEVLKILRQCSPQEDHGRKKKDHEVAPPLRNDTYPTTYKL; encoded by the exons ATGCCGAAAGTAACCTTTTTATTTGCCAAAATTCTATTCCCCGCTCTGTTTCTCCTCCTCGTCCTCTCCTTAccctttcaaataatttcccaaaatCTGCACGATGAACGATCAATCCTACTAGACGTTAAACAACAACTGGGCAATCCCCCGTCACTCCAATCTTGGAATTCCTCATCCTCACCCTGTGATTGGCCGGAAATTACATGCATCGACAATATCGTCACTGAAATTTCACTCAGCTACAAGACCATCACAAAGAAAATTCCGGCCAGAATTTGTGACCTCAAGAACCTTATCGTACTCGACGTCTCCAACAATTACATTCCAGGCAAGTTCCCGGATATTCTCAATTGTTCTATGCTGGAGCATCTCCTCTTGAAGCAAAACTTCTTCGTGGGTCCAATTCCAGCTGACATTGATCGACTTTCACGTCTCCGGTACCTAGACCTCACCGCAAACAACTTCTCTGGAGATATTCCCGCAGCAATTGGGCGGCTACGGGAGCTGTTCTACTTGTTTCTGGTTCAAAATGAGTTCAACGGCACTTGGCCAACGGAGATTGGTAATTTGGAGAATCTTGAACAATTGGCCATGGCCTATAATGACAAATTCCGGCCTTCAGCCCTTCCAAAAGAGTTTGGCGCATTGAAGAAGCTGAAATATCTGTGGATGACGGAGGCGAATTTGATTGGCGAAATACCGGAGAGCTTCAACAATCTATCGAGTCTGGAACTCTTGGACCTCTCAGTCAACAAATTGGAAGGTACGATCCCGGGAGGCATGCTTACGTTGAAGAATTTGAACTATTTGCATTTATTCATTAATAGATTGTCCGGCCACATTCCTTCATCCATAGAAGCTCTCAACTTGAAAGAAATTGATCTTTCCGACAACCATTTGACGGGGTCCATACCAGCGGGTTTCGGGAAGCTACAAAATTTGACGGGTTTGAATCTTTTCTGGAATCAGTTGTCAGGAGAGATACCAGCAAATATAAGCCTCATTCCTACACTGGAAACCTTCAAAGTTTTTAGCAATCAATTGAGTGGAGTTTTACCTCCAGCATTTGGCCTTCATTCGGAGCTCGAACTCTTTGAGGTTTCCGAGAATAAACTAAGCGGGGAATTACCTCAACATTTATGCGCTAGGGGGGCTTTGCTTGGAGTGGTCGCTTCCAACAACAATCTTAGCGGGGAAGTGCCCACGTCCCTCGGGAATTGCACAAGTTTGCTCACCATTCAACTTTCCAACAATCGTTTTTCAGGCGGGATTCCTTCCGGCATCTGGACATCCCCGGACATGGTATCGGTGATGTTAGATGGAAATTCATTCTCAGGGACACTTCCAAGTAAATTGGCAAGGAATTTGTCTAGAGTGGAGATCGCTAACAACAAGTTTTATGGTCCAATTCCTGCTGAAATCTCTTCCTGGATGAACATCTCTGTGCTCAATGCCAGCAACAATATGTTGTCTGGAAAAATTCCAGTGGAATTGACCAGTCTTTGGAACATCACTGTTCTGTTGCTTGATGGGAATCAATTCTCGGGTGAACTTCCATCCCAGATCATCTCATGGAAGTCGCTCAATAAGTTAAATCTCTCAAGAAACAAACTTTTTGGCCTAATTCCCAAGGCATTAGGTTCTTTAACTAGCCTTAGTTACCTCGACCTGTCAGAAAACCAGTTCTCAGGTCAAATTCCTCCTGAACTTGGCCATTTGAACCTTATTATCCTCCATCTTTCGTCCAACCAACTCTCTGGGATGGTCCCCATTGAGTTTCAACATGAAGCATATGAAGACAGTTTCTTGAACAATCCCAAGTTGTGTGTCAATGTTCCCACTCTGAACCTCCCTAGATGTGATGCCAAACCCGTCAACTCCGACAAATTGTCAACCAAATATCTCGTTATGATCCTAATTTTCGCTCTATCTGGTTTCCTAGCTGTTGTTTTCGTCACCCTGTCCATGGTTCATGTCTATCATAGGAAGAATCACAGTCAGGAGCATATAGCTTGGAAATTTACTCCATACCATAAACTAGATCTCGATGAATACAACATATTGTCCAGTTTGACAGAAAATAATCTGATCGGATGTGGTGGGTCAGGGAAAGTATATCGAATTGCTAATAACCGTTCTGGTAAACTCTTAGCGGTTAAAATGTTTTGTAATAACAGGAGATTGGATCAAAAGCTTCAGAAACAATTCGAAACAGAAGTCGAGATATTGAGCACCATACGCCATGCCAATATAGTGAAGTTGTTGTGCTGCATATCAAATGAAACCTCAAGTCTTCTTGTTTACGAGTACATGGAGAAGCAGAGTTTGGATAGATGGCTTCATGGGAAGAAGCAGAGAACATCGTCCATGACAAGTTCAGTTCATAACTTCGTCTTGGATTGGCCAACAAGGTTGCAGATTGCCATTGGAGCTGCAAAAGGCCTATGCCACATGCATGAATACTGTTCTGTCCCAATCATACATCGAGATGTGAAGTCCAGCAACATCTTGCTAGATGCCGAGTTCAACGCGAAAATTGCAGATTTTGGATTGGCTAAGACGTTGGTCAAGCAAGGAGAACCCAACACCATGTTAGGAATTGCAGGCTCTCACGGGTATATTGCCCCTG AGTATGCTTATACAACAAAGCTGAACGAGAAGATCGATGTATATAGCTTTGGAGTAGTTCTGCTTGAGTTGGTGACGGGGAGAGAACCCAACAGCGAGCACATGTGCCTTGTAGAATGGGCATGGGATCAGTTTAGAGAAGGGAAAACCATTGAGGAAGTGGTGGATGAGGAGATCAAGGAACAATGTGACAGAGCACAAGTGACCACTCTCTTCAATCTAGGCCTCATGTGCACTACCACATTACCATCCACTAGGCCAACAATGAAGGaggttttgaaaattcttcGACAGTGCAGTCCTCAGGAGGAccatggaagaaagaaaaaagaccaTGAAGTTGCAcctccacttcgaaatgacacttATCCCACCACTTACAAGTTGTga